A genomic stretch from Pirellulales bacterium includes:
- a CDS encoding glycosyltransferase family 4 protein: MAGSQLLVTHMFPPKPGGSGRWFWELYRRLPREQVVIAAGNQLGSVEFDQTHDLHVVRMSIALPSWGFFGVRRATDYLHLIRRLASVCRRYKADVIHAGCCIPEGFAAWLLRKFTGRRYLLFVHGEEMRIAGGSRELVWMARQVLCGADRIIANSHNTARILREEWQVADDRIAVLHPGVDTSRFRPAARDLAVRESLGWGQRPVVLTVGRLQKRKGHDMLIRALPTIRAAVPDVLYSIVGDGQERRTLETLARELGLHDHVQFRGEPNDAELVRCYQQCDLFALPNREVCGDIEGFGMVLVEAQACGKPVIAGRSGGTAETMNVPETGRLVDCDRPEPLAEMLADLLIDREQLNHMGKAARAWAVERFDWEPLTHLASEIFETAGRRPDSRAAMPGSASPAACEFDRESLSHCG, translated from the coding sequence ATGGCAGGTAGTCAGTTACTTGTTACTCACATGTTTCCTCCCAAGCCCGGTGGCAGCGGGCGCTGGTTTTGGGAGCTGTATCGGCGCTTGCCGCGCGAGCAAGTGGTGATCGCGGCCGGAAATCAACTTGGATCCGTCGAGTTCGACCAGACGCACGATTTACACGTGGTTCGGATGTCGATTGCTCTGCCGTCGTGGGGTTTTTTTGGTGTACGGCGGGCGACGGACTACCTGCATCTGATACGTCGGCTGGCGAGTGTTTGCCGTCGATACAAGGCGGATGTGATTCATGCCGGCTGCTGCATTCCGGAGGGTTTCGCGGCCTGGTTGCTGAGGAAATTCACTGGCCGGCGATATTTATTATTCGTGCATGGCGAAGAAATGCGAATTGCCGGCGGCAGCCGCGAGCTTGTTTGGATGGCGCGGCAAGTGCTTTGCGGGGCAGATCGAATCATCGCCAACAGCCATAACACCGCCCGCATCTTGCGCGAGGAATGGCAAGTGGCCGATGACAGAATCGCAGTGTTGCATCCGGGAGTTGATACTTCCCGGTTCCGCCCGGCAGCGCGCGATCTGGCCGTCCGCGAGTCGCTGGGCTGGGGCCAGCGACCAGTGGTGCTCACCGTCGGACGCCTGCAGAAGCGGAAAGGGCACGACATGCTGATTCGTGCCCTGCCGACGATTCGGGCGGCTGTGCCGGATGTTCTCTATTCCATCGTCGGCGACGGCCAGGAGCGCCGAACGCTGGAGACGCTCGCTCGCGAGTTGGGATTACATGATCACGTGCAGTTCCGCGGCGAGCCAAACGACGCTGAGCTTGTGCGGTGCTATCAGCAGTGCGACCTGTTCGCCCTGCCCAATCGCGAAGTTTGCGGCGATATCGAAGGCTTCGGCATGGTCCTCGTCGAAGCCCAGGCATGCGGCAAGCCCGTGATCGCGGGTAGATCGGGCGGAACCGCCGAAACGATGAACGTGCCGGAAACAGGCCGCTTAGTCGATTGCGATCGTCCAGAGCCGCTCGCCGAGATGCTCGCGGATCTGTTGATCGATCGCGAGCAATTGAACCACATGGGTAAAGCAGCACGAGCATGGGCGGTGGAGCGTTTTGATTGGGAACCACTAACGCATCTGGCCAGCGAGATTTTTGAAACGGCAGGCCGCCGACCCGATTCTAGAGCGGCGATGCCAGGCAGCGCGTCGCCGGCCGCGTGCGAATTCGATCGAGAATCGTTGAGCCATTGCGGATGA
- a CDS encoding acyltransferase, with the protein MKEFFKQAANLAALLLVLVPWALYRLQCLVGSPTRAFPGWSQLFSLLPGQSGVYLRRAFYRLILPRCGTDCCISFGTIFSHPTASIGEHVYVGSYCVIGDVTLEDDALVASNVSIANGPAQHGIERLDIPVREQPGDWPRITIGRDTWIGERAVVLANLGQHCVIGAGAVVTREIPDYAIAVGVPAKVVSSRLPPGLAEAIEANTDHPRVQRDAGVYS; encoded by the coding sequence ATGAAAGAATTTTTTAAACAGGCTGCAAATTTGGCTGCGCTGCTGCTAGTGCTTGTGCCGTGGGCATTGTATCGGCTGCAATGCCTCGTCGGATCGCCGACTCGAGCGTTTCCCGGCTGGTCGCAGCTTTTCAGCCTGCTTCCCGGGCAATCAGGAGTGTATCTGCGGCGCGCCTTCTATCGCTTGATCTTGCCTCGCTGCGGCACGGATTGTTGCATTTCATTCGGCACCATCTTTTCCCATCCAACGGCCAGCATTGGAGAGCATGTCTATGTTGGTTCCTATTGCGTGATCGGCGACGTGACCTTGGAAGATGATGCGCTCGTGGCGTCGAATGTTTCGATTGCTAACGGCCCCGCTCAGCACGGCATCGAGCGGCTGGATATTCCGGTGCGGGAGCAGCCGGGGGATTGGCCACGGATCACGATCGGCCGCGATACGTGGATCGGCGAGCGGGCGGTGGTGCTGGCAAATCTCGGCCAGCATTGCGTCATTGGCGCCGGTGCAGTAGTGACTCGCGAGATTCCTGATTACGCCATTGCCGTTGGAGTGCCGGCGAAAGTGGTCAGTTCGCGGCTGCCGCCGGGGTTGGCCGAAGCGATAGAGGCAAACACAGATCATCCCAGAGTGCAGCGCGACGCAGGAGTGTATTCGTAA